Proteins co-encoded in one Kutzneria chonburiensis genomic window:
- a CDS encoding RNB domain-containing ribonuclease has protein sequence MSRTFTTSGAGRDFAAIRSEFGLREDFPPAALTEAEQALDDVRGGPRLDATALPLVTIDPPGSKDLDQAVLIERRQRGYRVHYAIADLGGFVPPGGALDNEVKRRGQTLYLPDGTVPLHPPVLSEGAASLLPEQVRPSVLWTIDLDADGNPEGVVVRRALVRSVARLDYEGVQASLLAGKPHPSVELLPDVGRLRRAMAAERGAVELQLPEQQVSPAEDGEWVLRVRLRSDIEAWNAEISLLTGMCAAKIMIDARVGVLRTLPSADADAVSGLHKAATASRVEWPDGESPARLLAGLDPNRPESLAMYVAATRLLRGAGYTAFDGTEPAVTSHAGVGAPYAHVTAPLRRLVDRFATECCLATTAGAEVPPWVRQALPELPHLMSVSDALAAKVERACLDQVEAWVLAGSVGDVFDAVVLRAETNSGEVFVTEPPVMAKCSGSELPEGERITVRLVEADTTRRKVSFERYSKEVDRD, from the coding sequence GTGTCCAGGACGTTCACAACCAGTGGCGCCGGGCGGGACTTCGCTGCGATCCGGAGCGAGTTCGGGCTGCGTGAGGATTTCCCGCCGGCCGCGCTGACCGAGGCGGAGCAGGCGCTGGACGACGTCCGGGGCGGCCCGCGCCTGGATGCCACGGCGTTGCCGCTGGTCACGATCGATCCGCCGGGTTCGAAGGATCTCGACCAGGCCGTGCTGATCGAACGCCGGCAGCGCGGCTACCGCGTCCACTACGCCATCGCCGACCTCGGCGGTTTCGTGCCGCCCGGCGGTGCCCTGGACAACGAGGTGAAGCGGCGCGGGCAGACGCTCTACCTGCCCGACGGCACCGTGCCGCTGCATCCGCCGGTGTTGTCCGAGGGCGCCGCGAGCCTGCTGCCCGAGCAGGTTCGCCCCTCGGTGCTGTGGACGATCGACCTCGACGCGGACGGCAATCCCGAGGGCGTGGTCGTACGCCGCGCGCTCGTGCGGTCCGTCGCCCGTCTCGATTACGAGGGAGTGCAGGCCAGCCTGCTCGCTGGCAAGCCGCATCCCTCGGTCGAGCTGCTGCCCGACGTCGGCCGGCTGCGCCGAGCCATGGCGGCCGAGCGCGGTGCCGTCGAACTCCAGCTGCCGGAGCAGCAGGTCAGCCCGGCCGAGGACGGCGAATGGGTGCTGCGGGTCCGGCTGCGCTCCGACATCGAGGCCTGGAACGCCGAGATCTCCCTGCTCACGGGCATGTGCGCGGCCAAAATCATGATCGACGCCCGTGTCGGCGTGCTGCGGACGCTGCCGTCGGCCGACGCCGACGCCGTCTCCGGCCTGCACAAGGCGGCCACCGCCTCGCGCGTGGAATGGCCGGACGGCGAGAGCCCGGCCCGGCTGCTCGCCGGCCTCGACCCCAACCGCCCCGAGTCGCTCGCCATGTACGTAGCGGCGACACGGCTGCTCCGAGGCGCCGGCTACACCGCCTTCGACGGCACCGAGCCCGCTGTGACCTCGCACGCCGGCGTCGGCGCACCGTATGCGCACGTCACGGCCCCGCTGCGGCGGCTGGTCGACCGTTTCGCCACCGAATGCTGCCTGGCCACGACCGCCGGGGCCGAGGTTCCGCCGTGGGTGCGGCAGGCCCTGCCGGAACTGCCGCACTTGATGTCCGTCTCAGACGCATTGGCGGCCAAGGTGGAACGTGCTTGCCTCGACCAGGTGGAGGCATGGGTGCTCGCCGGCAGCGTCGGCGACGTCTTCGACGCCGTGGTGCTGCGCGCCGAGACCAACAGCGGCGAGGTCTTCGTCACCGAGCCGCCGGTGATGGCCAAGTGCAGCGGCAGCGAGCTACCCGAGGGCGAGCGGATCACGGTCCGGCTCGTCGAGGCGGACACCACCCGACGCAAGGTGTCCTTCGAGCGGTATTCGAAAGAGGTAGATCGTGACTGA
- a CDS encoding C40 family peptidase, producing MRVWIIVGVAVGLVAGLFLVTITVTSVVNTQQQALNLFRMANCNAAIGPWADTVGDAAAGEGLAGRLSADQRGIAAQIISIGKGRQLPPLAWQVAIQAGMQESSLTNVTHGDAAGPDSRGIFQMRFTMGWGTEAQLLDINYEVNKFYDVLTKIPNWQQLRPGDAAQAVERSAFPGAYDKWEAMAADLIKTVGDIADPTGCGQQAGLAGLALPANQAAAKAIAYAMQQLGKPYIWGGNGPVGYDCSGLMQQAYLAAGIQLPRVAADQYHAGAMLPVDQAQPGDLVFLATDKSNLATIHHVAMYLGDHKIIEAQDFGIPIHIRPFSFTEAEVVPQAVRPGV from the coding sequence ATGAGGGTCTGGATCATCGTCGGGGTGGCGGTCGGCCTGGTGGCCGGCCTGTTCCTGGTCACCATCACGGTGACGTCGGTGGTCAACACCCAGCAGCAGGCGCTGAACCTGTTCCGGATGGCCAACTGCAACGCGGCGATCGGCCCGTGGGCCGACACGGTCGGCGACGCGGCGGCCGGCGAGGGACTGGCCGGCCGGCTGTCCGCCGACCAGCGCGGCATCGCGGCCCAGATCATCTCGATCGGCAAGGGCCGGCAGCTGCCGCCGCTGGCCTGGCAGGTGGCCATCCAGGCCGGCATGCAGGAGTCGAGCCTCACCAACGTGACCCACGGCGACGCGGCCGGCCCGGACTCCCGCGGCATCTTCCAGATGCGGTTCACCATGGGCTGGGGCACCGAGGCCCAGCTGCTGGACATCAACTACGAGGTCAACAAGTTCTACGACGTGCTGACCAAGATCCCGAACTGGCAGCAGCTGCGGCCCGGCGACGCCGCGCAGGCGGTGGAGCGGTCGGCCTTCCCCGGCGCCTACGACAAGTGGGAGGCGATGGCCGCCGACCTGATCAAGACGGTCGGCGACATCGCCGACCCGACCGGCTGCGGCCAGCAGGCGGGCCTGGCCGGCCTGGCCCTGCCGGCCAACCAGGCGGCGGCCAAGGCCATCGCCTACGCCATGCAGCAGCTGGGCAAGCCCTACATCTGGGGCGGCAACGGCCCGGTCGGCTACGACTGCTCGGGTCTGATGCAGCAGGCCTACCTGGCCGCCGGCATCCAGCTGCCCCGGGTGGCGGCCGACCAGTACCACGCCGGCGCGATGCTGCCGGTCGACCAGGCCCAACCGGGCGACCTGGTGTTCCTGGCCACCGACAAGAGCAACCTGGCCACCATCCACCACGTGGCCATGTACCTCGGTGACCACAAGATCATCGAGGCCCAGGACTTCGGCATCCCGATCCACATCCGGCCGTTCAGCTTCACCGAGGCCGAGGTCGTCCCCCAGGCCGTACGGCCCGGCGTGTAG
- a CDS encoding ATP-binding protein, whose product MFGRRRDRDSRAVRHVAQHAAAELPVDRRAYSTRGRRLPGEQAIPSYTPSIAVRSIDGHLVRTGQDVYAWYRLSPQRWSFRSDSQRQDLIAAIAGQYAELQGRWMHLRVTTRPYPIRMWAEAHVHNALNRLPDAPGGLSFDDYMIGEQQQLMGRSMAEKEVYLGVQVQVRNVVDRAVERAAPLLRRVFPAAVDAELVALDSEVEYLDQVIGSAGLEGRPVSADEMSWLMHRSCSLGLPAPRNMPAVPSDTWEPEDLASFTDAADFYQEPYSPTVTVRGRTGSNAGVGRHVCVLTVGPMHGLQIPEIDDPWVQRADRLPASVEWSARIYVRRPEEVGGELQRQMNKVRSQVRHYTDEHDLEPPQSLVRQAGRVLEIDDEMTSGFTALGTRVRSWWRLAVSGSSQRDALRLAQSLLELYKPKVAIEHPEAQYAMAREFIPGEPLASAAYLRRGSVVWAASAVPTATAEVGDRRGILLGETCTATRRPVAWDPWMAQEVRDGSGLTAMVAGLGGGKSFLGGGIVYKTLRSGAYWTLLDPSGPLAALCELPELKPYARPINLLNAQPGILNPYRVVAEPLIEHFLDEEDPERAWRREKALAAATRRRLVLDVLSGLLPYEVARLPQTRIVLLRAVRMVGGRPDAHPGLVFDALRRDASEHHEHAVVVADFLDEMRERMSLLIPEFGADPYSETRDDRLTVLTMAGLTLPKDGVGREHWTDAEALGVEMLNLAAWLTQRSVYERPKDMRKGVWIDEAFFLSEVPTGRVLMNRFARDSRKWNVRVMLSSQIPADFLKIQGFVALLDSVFVGRLDDDEAQADALRLLKVPVGAGYEQVIASLGRRPGSHRTGTERDTAPRQFVFGDGAGGVERIRIDFSGPHLDPLRKAMDTTPDAQRSERAALAELPPVPSPEGLESGMPPEGIEPSYDSYDDDLAAELEVGLIDEADVEAPRPDRESLVQVPPHQRSQQE is encoded by the coding sequence GTGTTCGGACGCCGGCGAGACCGTGACAGCCGCGCGGTGCGGCACGTGGCGCAGCATGCTGCCGCCGAGCTACCGGTCGACAGGCGGGCGTACAGCACACGAGGACGGCGGCTCCCCGGCGAGCAGGCCATCCCCAGCTACACCCCGAGCATCGCGGTCCGCAGCATCGACGGCCACCTGGTGCGCACCGGCCAGGACGTCTACGCCTGGTACCGGCTCTCGCCGCAGCGCTGGTCGTTCCGGTCGGACTCGCAGCGCCAGGACCTGATCGCGGCCATCGCCGGCCAGTACGCCGAGTTGCAGGGCCGCTGGATGCACCTGCGCGTCACCACCCGGCCGTACCCGATCCGGATGTGGGCCGAGGCGCACGTGCACAACGCGCTCAACCGGCTGCCGGACGCGCCCGGCGGGCTGTCCTTCGACGACTACATGATCGGCGAGCAGCAGCAGCTGATGGGCCGGTCGATGGCGGAGAAGGAGGTCTACCTCGGCGTCCAGGTGCAGGTCCGCAACGTCGTCGACCGGGCCGTCGAACGGGCCGCGCCGCTGCTGCGCCGGGTGTTCCCGGCGGCCGTCGACGCCGAGCTGGTCGCACTGGACAGCGAGGTCGAGTACCTCGACCAGGTGATCGGCTCGGCCGGTCTGGAAGGCCGCCCGGTCAGCGCCGACGAGATGTCCTGGCTGATGCACCGCTCCTGCTCGCTCGGGCTGCCGGCGCCGCGCAACATGCCGGCCGTGCCGTCCGACACCTGGGAGCCGGAGGACCTGGCCAGCTTCACCGACGCGGCCGACTTCTACCAGGAGCCGTACTCGCCGACCGTCACCGTGCGCGGCCGTACCGGCTCCAACGCCGGTGTCGGGCGACACGTCTGTGTGCTCACCGTCGGCCCCATGCACGGCCTGCAGATCCCTGAGATCGACGACCCGTGGGTGCAACGCGCCGACCGGCTGCCGGCGTCCGTGGAATGGTCGGCCCGCATCTACGTCCGCCGGCCCGAGGAGGTCGGCGGCGAGTTGCAGCGCCAGATGAACAAGGTCCGGTCGCAGGTCCGGCACTACACCGACGAGCACGACCTCGAGCCGCCGCAGTCGCTGGTCCGCCAGGCAGGCCGGGTGCTGGAGATCGACGACGAGATGACCTCCGGCTTCACCGCGCTGGGCACCCGCGTGCGCTCGTGGTGGCGGCTGGCCGTGTCCGGCTCCAGCCAGCGTGACGCGTTGCGGCTGGCCCAGAGCCTGCTCGAGCTGTACAAGCCGAAGGTCGCCATCGAGCACCCCGAGGCCCAGTACGCGATGGCCCGGGAGTTCATCCCCGGCGAGCCGCTGGCCTCCGCCGCCTATCTCCGGCGCGGCTCCGTGGTGTGGGCGGCTTCGGCCGTGCCGACCGCGACCGCCGAGGTCGGCGACCGGCGCGGCATCCTGCTCGGCGAGACCTGCACCGCGACCCGGCGTCCCGTCGCCTGGGACCCGTGGATGGCGCAGGAGGTCCGCGACGGGTCCGGCCTGACCGCGATGGTTGCCGGTCTCGGCGGCGGCAAGTCGTTCCTCGGCGGCGGCATCGTCTACAAGACGTTGCGGTCCGGCGCCTACTGGACGCTGCTCGACCCGTCCGGGCCGTTGGCCGCGCTGTGTGAGCTGCCCGAGCTCAAGCCGTACGCGCGGCCGATCAACCTGCTCAACGCGCAGCCCGGCATCCTCAACCCGTACCGGGTGGTGGCCGAGCCGCTGATCGAGCACTTCCTCGACGAGGAGGATCCGGAGCGGGCCTGGCGGCGGGAGAAGGCCCTGGCCGCGGCCACCCGGCGGCGGCTCGTGCTGGACGTGCTGTCCGGCCTGCTGCCGTACGAGGTCGCTCGGCTGCCGCAGACCCGCATCGTGTTGCTGCGCGCCGTCCGCATGGTCGGCGGCCGTCCCGACGCGCACCCCGGGCTCGTGTTCGACGCCCTGCGCCGGGACGCCTCCGAGCACCACGAGCACGCCGTCGTCGTCGCCGACTTCCTCGACGAGATGCGCGAGCGGATGTCCTTGCTCATCCCCGAGTTCGGCGCCGACCCGTACTCGGAGACCCGCGACGACCGGCTCACCGTGCTCACCATGGCCGGGCTGACGCTGCCCAAGGACGGCGTCGGCCGCGAGCACTGGACCGACGCCGAGGCGTTGGGCGTCGAGATGCTCAACCTGGCCGCCTGGCTCACCCAGCGGTCGGTCTACGAGCGGCCCAAGGACATGCGCAAGGGCGTCTGGATCGACGAGGCGTTCTTCCTGTCCGAGGTGCCGACCGGCCGGGTGCTGATGAACCGCTTCGCCCGTGACTCCCGGAAGTGGAACGTCCGGGTCATGCTGTCCAGCCAGATCCCGGCCGACTTCCTCAAGATCCAGGGCTTCGTCGCCCTGCTCGACTCGGTCTTCGTCGGCCGGCTCGACGACGACGAAGCGCAGGCCGATGCCCTGCGCCTGCTCAAGGTGCCCGTCGGCGCCGGCTACGAGCAGGTCATCGCCAGCCTCGGCCGTCGCCCCGGCTCCCACCGCACCGGCACCGAGCGCGACACCGCCCCCCGCCAGTTCGTCTTCGGCGACGGCGCCGGCGGCGTCGAGCGGATCCGGATCGACTTCTCCGGCCCCCACCTCGACCCGTTGCGCAAGGCCATGGACACCACCCCCGACGCCCAGCGCTCCGAACGCGCCGCCTTGGCCGAGCTACCTCCCGTGCCCTCACCCGAGGGCCTCGAGTCCGGCATGCCGCCCGAGGGCATCGAGCCCAGCTACGACTCCTACGACGACGACCTCGCCGCCGAGCTCGAGGTAGGCCTCATCGACGAGGCCGACGTCGAGGCGCCCCGGCCCGACCGCGAATCGCTCGTGCAGGTGCCTCCGCACCAGCGGAGCCAGCAGGAATGA